From a region of the Campylobacter sp. genome:
- the trmB gene encoding tRNA (guanosine(46)-N7)-methyltransferase TrmB: MPNFITQSVSLPPLPIKLGETEFLETARGRNLTLVRTKSFDSEFFIIVKPGGGKVIVKGEKITKPAKIGHLQRALEIFKERFCGQIISQAFAYKGSSLTEKTPLILDENEILSLVKSSKFNKIFIEIGFGSGRHLLHQARSNQDALLIGIEIYKPAIEQVAKLAIREGLQNIALIATDARVLLSLLPAGCLQRVFLHFPVPWDDAPHRRVISDEFASQIARTLGRNGRFELRTDSEEYFLYAMQKLSPYVQHKAGEISHFKNRDAAVASKYEDRWRKMDKDIYDLIYENKTASQGEPQRFEMEFLKFDAAAIARNFKNFTFKGEDFFVHFEEIFYFDAQKSLDAEGACTAGGGVNFDAGSGSNFTSKTNSNPCANLDGGFISYEAGADGMSEAINLDAARDGNLTERASMDEISADCGKISATTAGDKILACENATQILKKASAPLNTNSANEADAKDGVNLNEDRLNVSCLNLTDGGVVSARNTTSIGAATSAKFSRPAPSEKRALACEQIATSSALNASGTEGALAAIDATGASTASATIGTIDTSNAPNASGSFTATRAAEASAASNVIRANQANVTKIPKKASVLLCKNEPQAELKNELNHAVEQQAELQNKSNSIKSQVGRRSEPSHDELQAEHQGKLNRAEQQDKQQSKPCTAEQQNERQSKPCAAEPQDVLILLSLGAFDFPQQCFIRANASGTSYFIRRPLPTRENHAAHQKISEIFSQWQR; this comes from the coding sequence TTGCCAAATTTCATAACCCAAAGTGTGAGCCTGCCGCCGCTGCCAATTAAGCTCGGCGAGACCGAATTTTTAGAAACGGCGCGCGGCAGAAATTTAACGCTCGTGCGAACTAAGAGCTTTGATAGCGAGTTTTTTATCATCGTTAAGCCCGGCGGCGGTAAAGTGATAGTAAAGGGCGAAAAGATCACCAAGCCCGCCAAGATCGGCCATCTGCAGCGAGCGCTCGAAATTTTTAAAGAGCGCTTCTGCGGGCAGATCATCTCGCAGGCATTTGCTTACAAAGGCAGCTCGCTTACCGAAAAAACGCCGCTGATTTTGGACGAGAATGAAATTTTATCCCTCGTAAAAAGCTCTAAATTTAATAAAATTTTTATCGAGATCGGCTTCGGCTCAGGCAGACATCTGCTTCATCAGGCGCGCTCAAATCAAGACGCACTACTAATCGGTATCGAAATTTACAAGCCCGCGATCGAACAGGTCGCAAAACTAGCGATCCGCGAGGGGCTGCAAAACATTGCGTTGATTGCCACCGACGCGCGGGTTTTGCTGAGCCTGCTTCCCGCGGGCTGCCTGCAGCGCGTATTTTTGCACTTCCCCGTGCCGTGGGACGACGCGCCGCACCGCCGCGTCATAAGCGACGAGTTCGCCTCGCAGATCGCACGCACGCTCGGGCGCAACGGCCGCTTCGAGCTTCGCACCGACAGCGAGGAGTACTTCCTCTACGCGATGCAAAAGCTCTCGCCCTACGTGCAGCACAAAGCGGGCGAAATTTCGCACTTCAAAAACCGCGACGCCGCCGTAGCGAGCAAATACGAGGATAGATGGCGCAAAATGGATAAGGACATCTACGATCTGATCTATGAGAACAAAACCGCGAGCCAGGGCGAGCCGCAGCGGTTTGAGATGGAATTTTTAAAATTTGACGCGGCGGCAATCGCGCGAAATTTTAAAAATTTTACCTTCAAAGGCGAGGATTTTTTCGTGCATTTTGAGGAAATTTTTTACTTTGACGCGCAGAAAAGCTTGGACGCGGAGGGGGCTTGCACGGCGGGCGGTGGCGTAAATTTTGATGCAGGCAGTGGCTCAAATTTTACCTCAAAAACGAACTCAAATCCTTGCGCAAACCTAGATGGCGGTTTTATCTCGTACGAAGCAGGCGCCGACGGCATGTCCGAAGCTATAAATTTAGACGCGGCGCGCGACGGAAATTTAACCGAGCGCGCGAGCATGGATGAAATTTCGGCAGACTGCGGCAAAATTTCAGCTACGACAGCGGGCGATAAAATTTTAGCTTGCGAGAACGCTACGCAAATTCTAAAAAAAGCAAGCGCCCCGCTGAATACAAACAGTGCTAATGAAGCGGACGCAAAAGACGGCGTAAATTTAAACGAGGATCGCTTGAATGTAAGCTGCTTAAATTTAACAGACGGCGGCGTAGTGAGTGCGAGAAATACGACAAGCATAGGCGCCGCAACGAGCGCTAAATTTAGCCGCCCCGCCCCGAGCGAAAAGCGCGCTTTAGCCTGCGAGCAGATAGCAACAAGCAGCGCGCTAAATGCTAGCGGCACGGAGGGTGCGCTTGCAGCTATCGATGCGACAGGCGCAAGTACTGCATCCGCAACGATCGGTACAATAGATACTAGCAACGCGCCGAATGCGAGCGGCTCATTCACGGCAACCCGTGCAGCGGAAGCAAGCGCCGCATCAAATGTGATCCGCGCAAACCAAGCAAACGTTACGAAAATTCCAAAAAAAGCAAGCGTCTTACTTTGCAAAAATGAGCCGCAAGCCGAACTAAAAAACGAGCTAAACCACGCTGTCGAACAGCAAGCTGAATTGCAAAACAAGTCAAACTCTATCAAGTCGCAAGTCGGTCGCCGAAGCGAGCCAAGCCATGACGAGTTGCAAGCCGAACACCAAGGCAAATTAAATCGTGCCGAGCAGCAAGATAAACAGCAAAGCAAGCCGTGCACTGCCGAGCAGCAAAACGAACGGCAAAGCAAGCCGTGCGCCGCAGAACCGCAAGACGTGCTAATCCTGCTTTCGCTCGGGGCGTTCGACTTTCCGCAGCAGTGTTTCATCCGCGCAAACGCAAGCGGCACGAGCTACTTCATCCGCCGCCCGCTTCCTACGCGCGAAAACCACGCGGCACATCAAAAAATTTCGGAGATATTTTCACAATGGCAGAGATAA
- a CDS encoding peptidoglycan DD-metalloendopeptidase family protein, producing the protein MKRAFLAPLLALGLAAALTYAAPAKGQSTKDKIAKAGQELKSSQKEGMQLSQKIDEIAGQIVKEQEGFKKREGEIKQLSETIEGLKDQYAAEAQELEKLNSQNATLLSVQSELESKIISVISQELSFDLITDVNSTTTPDSIVASEILEGLGVVMNDELKGLIKDYENNQNFINEQNKKIKSIQASMAGYDKKKTDLNAKQTTQKEKLAQMKKDKEDYIAKLEKINDEQDAISKTLQELKIIDDAEEKAKAQKEEAARQAKLEAQKQKERQAREKEYAKAKAAAKKAGKPEPAPPLEPEPEVSEPADERVSKINQKVKQYGSSYQSSRVKKYSGAKTAAPLNGAYLKRKFGNYNDPVYNIKLFNENIVLGSNSGDTQVKAVLPGKVVFAKETAVLDKVVILEHSGGVHTIYAHLNQIPPTVRVGSNVKKGYIIGRIGSDLTFEVTQQNYHINPLDLISLR; encoded by the coding sequence ATGAAAAGGGCTTTTTTAGCGCCGCTTCTTGCGCTAGGGCTTGCCGCGGCTCTTACTTATGCCGCGCCCGCAAAGGGTCAAAGCACGAAAGACAAGATCGCCAAAGCTGGGCAAGAGCTTAAAAGCTCGCAAAAGGAGGGGATGCAGCTCTCGCAAAAGATCGACGAGATTGCAGGTCAAATTGTAAAGGAGCAGGAGGGCTTTAAAAAGCGCGAGGGCGAGATCAAACAGCTAAGCGAAACGATCGAAGGCCTAAAGGATCAATACGCCGCCGAAGCACAGGAGCTTGAAAAGCTCAATAGTCAAAACGCCACGCTTCTTAGCGTGCAAAGCGAACTGGAGAGCAAGATCATAAGCGTGATCTCGCAAGAGTTATCGTTTGATCTCATCACCGACGTAAATTCCACCACCACTCCCGATTCCATCGTAGCTAGCGAAATTTTAGAGGGGCTCGGCGTCGTTATGAACGACGAGCTGAAAGGGCTAATCAAAGACTACGAAAATAATCAAAATTTTATCAATGAGCAAAACAAAAAGATCAAATCGATCCAAGCGAGCATGGCGGGCTACGATAAGAAAAAAACCGATCTCAACGCCAAGCAAACCACCCAAAAAGAGAAGCTCGCGCAGATGAAAAAGGACAAAGAGGACTACATCGCGAAGCTGGAGAAGATAAACGACGAGCAAGACGCCATATCTAAGACCCTGCAGGAGCTTAAGATCATCGACGACGCCGAGGAAAAAGCCAAAGCGCAGAAGGAGGAAGCGGCACGCCAAGCAAAGCTTGAAGCGCAGAAGCAAAAGGAGCGCCAGGCGCGCGAAAAAGAGTACGCCAAAGCAAAAGCGGCGGCAAAAAAGGCGGGCAAACCCGAGCCTGCGCCGCCTCTTGAGCCCGAGCCCGAAGTGAGCGAGCCAGCGGATGAGCGCGTAAGTAAGATCAACCAAAAGGTCAAGCAGTACGGCTCGAGCTATCAGTCCTCGCGCGTTAAAAAATACAGCGGAGCTAAAACCGCAGCGCCTCTGAACGGCGCGTATTTGAAGCGAAAATTCGGCAATTACAACGATCCCGTGTATAACATCAAGCTTTTCAACGAAAATATCGTGCTGGGCTCAAACAGCGGCGACACGCAGGTTAAAGCGGTGCTACCGGGCAAGGTAGTCTTTGCTAAAGAAACCGCCGTGCTCGATAAGGTCGTGATCCTAGAGCACAGCGGCGGCGTCCACACGATCTACGCACATCTAAATCAGATCCCGCCTACCGTGCGCGTCGGCTCCAACGTCAAAAAGGGCTACATTATCGGGCGCATCGGCTCGGATCTGACCTTTGAGGTAACGCAGCAGAACTACCACATCAACCCGCTCGATCTCATAAGTCTGAGGTGA
- a CDS encoding cell division ATP-binding protein FtsE, whose protein sequence is MAEITDDYNIITAAGLTLGYEKAGTVIQDASFGIGAKDFVIITGKSGSGKSTLLKSFYGGIDIIGGELNVCLCDLKGITNSDLRTLRQRIGIIFQNYRLINEWTIERNIMLPLMIMGYNQQVCQDQAKKLLRHVELGHKMGKYPLELSGGEQQRVALARAMAHNPRLLLCDEPTGNLDDYSSAIIWNLLRSACESWNACVVIVTHKMPSTLRFRHRHFEIKDAKVNEID, encoded by the coding sequence ATGGCAGAGATAACGGACGATTACAACATCATCACCGCAGCGGGCCTCACGCTAGGCTACGAAAAGGCGGGCACGGTCATCCAAGACGCGAGTTTCGGCATCGGCGCGAAGGACTTCGTCATCATTACGGGCAAGAGCGGCAGCGGCAAATCTACGCTGCTTAAGTCCTTCTACGGCGGCATCGACATCATCGGCGGCGAGCTGAACGTCTGCCTGTGCGATCTAAAGGGCATCACAAACTCAGATCTGCGCACCCTGCGCCAGCGTATCGGCATTATCTTTCAAAACTACCGCCTGATCAACGAATGGACGATCGAGCGCAACATAATGCTTCCGTTAATGATAATGGGCTACAATCAGCAGGTCTGCCAAGACCAAGCCAAAAAGCTACTGCGCCACGTCGAGCTCGGGCATAAGATGGGTAAGTATCCGCTCGAGCTTAGCGGCGGCGAGCAGCAGCGCGTGGCTTTGGCGCGTGCGATGGCGCATAATCCGCGGCTGCTGCTGTGCGACGAGCCTACGGGAAATTTGGACGACTACTCCAGCGCCATTATTTGGAATTTGCTGCGCTCGGCGTGCGAGTCGTGGAACGCCTGCGTCGTTATCGTGACGCATAAAATGCCCTCTACTCTTCGTTTTAGGCACCGACATTTTGAGATTAAGGACGCTAAAGTAAATGAAATCGATTAA
- a CDS encoding N-acetylmuramoyl-L-alanine amidase, with amino-acid sequence MAKIVKIFLIAAFSCVLAFGASSEAFFAKFDKDFIVATPNYKRSLHKELKSLYQDASDKEVRIKALKRLVYSSKNLGLDSSPYESALAKLQGKVSDSSTNSKKLKDENAKNSKSSDNKNASNLAHSPKASASKNSKNSKNFTSKNLKKTRAPEEADLSSLSSEDLEFLRSTRPRGADEVVDTQEDDSSEDAIAQNDDEEATDQSNELRKSSVKKADKNAQLTLNSLRGDGDEIVLEFNRDLKRGDYKDFTIASSDNFRFVIDFSARQKSQKTRLKNSFVSDVRVSQYNDRTVRIVLSDPKEFNANVEISGNMMILSTAEGLKAAKSARAEKNKDQKSGRKRGREKDSEPQISTIDDAQGAKTASVAAGKIYKSTKGKLIVIDPGHGGSDSGAVGNGQKEKNVVLATSKKLGALLTKRGYKVLYTRSTDVFINLRSRTAFAAKKNADMFISIHANAAPNASSALKMSGVETFFLSPARSERSKNAAALENKGDLEDMNTFSKQTFLNFLNREKIISSNKLAIDIQSYMLSSVKKSFSSRDGGVREAPFWVLVGATMPAVLVEMGYITHPQEGKNLGKNAYQDRIAQGIANGVDAYFQKNK; translated from the coding sequence ATGGCGAAGATAGTTAAAATTTTTCTAATCGCGGCTTTTAGCTGCGTATTGGCGTTTGGAGCTTCCAGCGAGGCGTTTTTTGCGAAATTCGATAAGGATTTCATCGTAGCGACGCCGAATTACAAGCGCTCGCTGCACAAGGAGCTAAAATCGCTCTACCAAGACGCGTCCGATAAAGAGGTCCGCATCAAAGCGCTAAAGAGGCTAGTTTATAGCTCGAAAAATTTAGGGCTTGACTCCTCGCCTTATGAATCTGCGCTAGCCAAATTACAAGGCAAAGTAAGCGATAGCAGCACGAATTCTAAAAAACTCAAAGATGAAAACGCAAAAAATTCCAAAAGCTCGGACAATAAAAACGCTTCAAATTTAGCGCATAGCCCCAAAGCCTCCGCCTCTAAAAATTCTAAGAATTCAAAAAATTTCACTTCCAAAAATCTCAAAAAGACGCGCGCGCCAGAAGAAGCCGATCTAAGCTCGCTATCTAGCGAGGATTTGGAGTTTTTACGCTCCACTAGGCCCCGCGGCGCAGACGAGGTCGTAGACACACAAGAGGACGATAGCAGCGAGGACGCAATCGCGCAAAACGATGATGAGGAGGCTACGGATCAAAGCAACGAGCTTAGAAAAAGCAGCGTCAAAAAAGCGGACAAAAACGCCCAGCTTACGCTAAATTCTCTGCGCGGTGATGGGGATGAGATCGTGCTTGAGTTTAACCGCGATCTAAAGCGCGGCGATTATAAAGATTTTACGATCGCAAGTAGCGATAATTTTCGCTTCGTGATTGATTTTAGCGCGCGGCAAAAGTCACAAAAAACGCGGCTTAAAAATAGCTTCGTTAGCGATGTACGCGTCTCGCAATACAACGACAGGACCGTGCGCATCGTACTTAGCGACCCGAAAGAATTTAACGCAAACGTTGAAATTAGCGGCAATATGATGATTTTAAGTACGGCTGAAGGCTTAAAAGCTGCAAAATCCGCGCGCGCAGAAAAAAACAAGGATCAAAAATCAGGGCGCAAGCGCGGACGAGAGAAAGATAGCGAGCCGCAAATCAGCACGATAGATGATGCGCAAGGTGCCAAAACCGCGTCCGTAGCCGCCGGTAAAATTTACAAATCCACTAAGGGCAAGCTCATCGTAATCGACCCCGGTCACGGCGGCAGCGATTCTGGCGCGGTCGGAAACGGGCAAAAGGAAAAAAATGTCGTGCTAGCCACGTCCAAAAAGCTCGGTGCGCTGCTTACCAAGCGCGGATACAAGGTGCTTTATACGCGCAGCACTGACGTTTTTATAAATCTACGATCGCGCACCGCTTTCGCCGCTAAAAAAAACGCCGATATGTTTATCTCGATCCACGCAAATGCTGCTCCTAACGCTAGCTCAGCACTTAAAATGAGCGGCGTGGAAACCTTTTTCTTAAGCCCGGCTAGAAGCGAGCGCAGCAAAAACGCCGCCGCGCTCGAAAACAAGGGCGATTTGGAGGATATGAATACCTTCTCGAAGCAGACCTTTTTAAATTTCTTAAATCGCGAGAAGATAATATCCTCAAACAAGCTTGCCATCGATATTCAAAGCTATATGCTAAGCTCGGTCAAAAAGAGCTTCTCAAGCAGAGACGGAGGCGTACGCGAGGCGCCATTTTGGGTGTTGGTGGGCGCTACGATGCCCGCGGTGCTCGTGGAGATGGGCTACATCACGCACCCGCAGGAGGGTAAAAATTTAGGCAAAAACGCCTATCAAGATCGCATTGCCCAAGGCATCGCAAACGGCGTGGACGCGTACTTTCAGAAAAACAAGTGA
- a CDS encoding nitronate monooxygenase, producing the protein MSIKIGKHEIAHPIIQGGMGLGISWDKLAGNVSLNGCLGVISSVGTGYYENLKFAKKSLEGRPYQSENFYSKEALFAIVQNARKICGNAPLGMNVMCAANDYERIVRDTCEAGIDIIISGAGLPTNLPEFTADFPNVALVPIVSSAKALKIIAKRWKQRYNRIPDAVVLEGPLSGGHQGFTYEQCGDPAFALDNLIPQVKSEITQWGSFPLFVAGGIWDKTDIDRVKALGADGVQMGTRFIGTFECDAAEEFKQVLLNAKKEDIRLLKSPVGYPARGIHTNLQDMIAAGTAPKIRCISNCVSPCERGKGANAVGYCIADRLSDAYLGKTQSGLFFTGANGWRLNEIISVKELIEKLVNGEDS; encoded by the coding sequence ATGAGTATAAAAATAGGCAAACACGAGATTGCGCACCCGATAATTCAAGGCGGCATGGGACTTGGTATCAGCTGGGACAAGCTAGCCGGCAATGTCAGCCTAAACGGCTGTCTAGGCGTCATTAGCTCGGTCGGCACAGGCTACTACGAAAATCTTAAATTTGCCAAAAAATCGCTCGAGGGCAGACCCTATCAAAGCGAGAATTTTTATAGCAAAGAGGCGCTTTTTGCCATCGTACAAAACGCCCGTAAAATTTGCGGCAATGCGCCTTTGGGGATGAACGTAATGTGCGCGGCGAACGACTACGAACGCATCGTGCGCGACACGTGTGAGGCAGGCATCGACATCATCATTAGCGGCGCGGGACTTCCTACCAATCTGCCGGAATTTACGGCAGATTTCCCGAACGTCGCGCTCGTACCCATCGTCTCCTCCGCCAAGGCTCTTAAGATCATCGCCAAACGCTGGAAGCAGCGCTATAACCGCATTCCGGATGCCGTAGTGCTGGAGGGTCCTCTTAGCGGCGGACATCAGGGCTTTACCTACGAGCAGTGCGGCGATCCCGCGTTTGCGCTGGATAATCTAATCCCGCAAGTAAAATCGGAAATTACGCAATGGGGCAGCTTCCCGCTATTTGTCGCAGGCGGAATTTGGGATAAAACCGACATCGATCGCGTAAAAGCCCTAGGCGCCGACGGCGTGCAGATGGGTACGCGCTTCATCGGCACCTTTGAATGCGACGCTGCGGAGGAATTTAAGCAGGTACTTCTTAATGCCAAAAAAGAGGACATACGGCTTCTAAAATCGCCCGTAGGCTATCCCGCGCGCGGCATTCATACCAATCTGCAAGATATGATCGCCGCAGGCACGGCGCCTAAGATCCGCTGTATCAGCAACTGCGTAAGCCCATGCGAGCGCGGCAAAGGCGCTAATGCCGTAGGATACTGCATCGCCGACCGCCTAAGCGACGCGTATCTGGGTAAAACGCAAAGCGGTCTGTTTTTTACCGGTGCGAACGGATGGCGATTAAACGAGATAATATCCGTGAAGGAATTGATAGAAAAACTTGTAAATGGCGAAGATAGTTAA
- a CDS encoding threonine/serine exporter family protein yields the protein MTTEIAAAKEAEAVRPQIQELTNFLSEYTAKMLSIGTYTARIEHCVRRIADAYDYEASLMIFVRHFIISVMDPADNSIRRTYVKTGAAAQISFDLISELSALSWEIYDEKIPLARAKAAFAEILASQKKSFAKTLVLLSVANAAFCELFGGDGGAMALVFAATAFGICARYLLSKLKINLKIQYIAVSFAVSFIVSLGARYGLSATPDVAVGSSILFLIPGVWLINSVFDILNENMLVGISRGLNTGLLIICIAIGLFLTLSISNLGLVNV from the coding sequence ATGACAACAGAAATAGCGGCAGCAAAAGAAGCAGAAGCGGTGAGGCCGCAGATCCAAGAGCTCACCAATTTTCTTAGCGAATACACCGCCAAGATGCTTAGTATCGGCACTTACACCGCGCGTATAGAGCACTGCGTGCGCAGGATAGCGGACGCTTACGACTATGAGGCTAGCCTGATGATCTTTGTGCGCCACTTCATCATCAGCGTGATGGATCCTGCGGACAACTCTATCCGCCGCACCTACGTCAAAACGGGCGCTGCGGCGCAGATCAGCTTCGATCTGATCTCGGAGCTAAGCGCGCTTAGCTGGGAAATTTACGACGAAAAAATCCCCCTTGCGCGCGCTAAGGCTGCATTTGCCGAAATTTTGGCCTCGCAGAAGAAAAGCTTTGCCAAGACTCTCGTTCTGCTCAGCGTCGCAAACGCCGCATTCTGCGAGCTTTTTGGCGGCGACGGCGGTGCGATGGCGCTCGTTTTTGCAGCTACGGCTTTTGGAATTTGCGCCCGCTATCTGCTTAGCAAGCTTAAAATCAACCTAAAAATCCAATACATCGCAGTTTCGTTCGCAGTCTCCTTCATCGTCTCGCTAGGGGCTCGCTACGGGCTTAGCGCCACACCCGACGTCGCCGTGGGATCGAGCATACTCTTTTTGATCCCCGGCGTCTGGCTGATCAACTCGGTATTTGACATCCTAAACGAAAATATGCTCGTAGGCATCAGCAGAGGGCTAAACACGGGGCTTTTGATCATCTGCATCGCAATCGGGCTCTTTCTGACGCTTAGTATCTCAAATTTGGGGCTTGTAAATGTTTGA
- a CDS encoding FtsW/RodA/SpoVE family cell cycle protein codes for MFKIDKKILAYFDFIQPFLIVPIVVFSYVLISEANDVLSSKQVVYFGVGFAVFTLFFLFPIRKFLYLIPIFYWINIILLLSVDFFGVSKLGARRWLEIPFVHFTLQPSEVMKPAFILMLMYLIHKNPPPKNGYGLKDFLRLSFYILLPFVLIAKEPDLGTAAILFLTGFAILFIIGVDKKIWLTLIIVFVASSPILYENMHDYQKKRIADFISEEPNYQVKQAIIAIGNGGIYGKDKDEATQTHFKFLPIATSDFIFAYTIERFGFVGAAALIALYALLILHLLSLNYNFKNDYLIRVFTSALASLIFIYAGVNISMVVGFAPVVGVPLPFFSYGGSSFITFMILFGILQNLLTFRMKDNYKTYKIRM; via the coding sequence TTGTTTAAAATTGACAAAAAGATTTTAGCATATTTTGATTTCATTCAACCTTTTTTGATCGTGCCGATAGTGGTTTTTTCATACGTTTTAATAAGCGAGGCAAATGACGTGCTGTCCTCGAAGCAGGTGGTTTATTTCGGCGTAGGATTTGCCGTTTTTACGCTGTTTTTTCTCTTTCCGATACGCAAATTTTTATATCTCATACCGATATTTTATTGGATCAACATCATATTGCTGCTCAGCGTCGATTTTTTCGGCGTTAGCAAGCTAGGAGCGAGACGCTGGCTAGAGATTCCTTTCGTGCATTTTACGCTGCAGCCCAGCGAGGTGATGAAGCCGGCGTTTATCCTGATGCTGATGTATCTGATACACAAAAACCCGCCGCCTAAAAACGGCTACGGGCTGAAGGATTTTTTGCGCCTTAGTTTTTACATACTTCTACCTTTTGTTCTGATCGCGAAAGAGCCCGATCTGGGCACTGCCGCGATACTTTTTTTGACGGGATTTGCGATCCTTTTCATCATCGGCGTCGATAAAAAAATTTGGCTTACGCTGATCATCGTTTTTGTGGCCAGCTCGCCGATTTTGTACGAAAACATGCACGATTATCAAAAAAAGCGCATCGCCGATTTCATCAGCGAGGAGCCCAATTACCAGGTTAAGCAGGCGATCATCGCTATCGGAAACGGCGGCATCTACGGCAAGGATAAGGATGAAGCGACGCAGACGCACTTTAAATTTCTACCGATTGCGACGAGCGATTTTATCTTCGCTTATACGATCGAGCGCTTCGGCTTCGTGGGAGCTGCCGCGCTGATCGCGCTGTATGCGCTGCTGATACTGCATCTGCTGAGCCTAAACTACAACTTCAAAAACGATTATCTGATACGGGTCTTTACGAGCGCGCTTGCCTCGCTCATCTTCATTTACGCGGGCGTCAATATCTCGATGGTGGTGGGCTTCGCGCCCGTGGTGGGCGTGCCGCTGCCGTTTTTCAGCTACGGCGGCAGCAGCTTCATCACCTTTATGATCCTCTTTGGAATTTTACAAAATTTGCTGACGTTTAGGATGAAAGATAACTACAAAACCTACAAGATCAGGATGTAA
- a CDS encoding fibronectin type III domain-containing protein, whose amino-acid sequence MKKFYQLTLSATLAILAAGCATSSAPSASDESLPRVEGIRTITSDDEIGLEWPRYDSNTAVLGFIVYRAPASGGEAKKIATITDPYSTHYVDTRLQPGTSYKYTVRTYGAKGVSAPSPVAIASTAKMLESVPFAQAIYGLPGRVKIIWRPHPDLRVSSYLIERRPKGGESWSTIKEVRGRLSAEYIDNIDYGEGYEYRITVKTENGELSKPSAVIAAAQAE is encoded by the coding sequence ATGAAAAAATTTTACCAACTAACGTTGAGCGCTACTTTAGCGATACTAGCGGCTGGCTGCGCTACGTCTAGCGCGCCTAGCGCAAGCGACGAGAGCCTTCCGCGCGTAGAGGGCATTAGGACGATCACGAGCGACGATGAGATCGGGCTTGAGTGGCCTAGATACGACTCAAATACCGCCGTATTGGGCTTTATCGTTTATCGCGCGCCTGCAAGCGGCGGCGAAGCCAAAAAGATCGCCACCATCACAGATCCATACTCCACTCACTACGTAGATACGAGGCTGCAGCCGGGCACTTCGTATAAATACACCGTGCGCACATACGGCGCCAAGGGCGTTTCGGCTCCTTCTCCGGTCGCTATCGCAAGTACCGCGAAAATGCTAGAGTCCGTGCCGTTTGCGCAGGCGATCTACGGACTTCCGGGCCGCGTTAAGATCATCTGGCGCCCGCATCCAGATCTTCGCGTAAGCTCCTATCTAATCGAGCGCCGTCCTAAGGGAGGCGAGTCGTGGAGCACAATTAAAGAGGTTCGCGGCAGACTTAGCGCTGAGTATATCGACAATATCGATTATGGCGAAGGATATGAATACCGTATTACCGTCAAAACCGAAAACGGAGAGCTGTCCAAGCCTAGTGCAGTCATTGCCGCAGCGCAGGCAGAATAA